The Candidatus Scalindua japonica genomic interval TCTATGGTTGCTGGGGCTCCGGATGTTGACAAATTTTTAAGTGAGGGACTGGAAGAGCTAGTAGGAGGTAAGTGGTCATTTACCCCTGATCTCAAGGAGATGGGGACTCTCATAAAAGATCATATAGAGAAGAAGCGTGATGCGTTGGGGATTAATGAGAAAAAGGAAAGAAAACTTTACGATATGGAAGACAGAAGAGCACTTGCGGTTGACTGATATCACAAGCCGGTCGAATGCAAACCTGGCTTTGCCAATGCTCATTGTAATAAAGATTAACATTCAATAGGAGTATTTACATATGTCTAGAATAATAGCTACCGCTGCGATAAGGGGTGCTCACAGTATAGTAAAACAGGCAGAAGAAAAATTAAGAGAAGCGATAGAATCAAAGGGTAAAGACGCCAAGGTAGATTTTCCTGATACAGGTTATTATCTGCCTATAATCTACTCTGCTACAGCCTTTGAAGTGAAAACACTCGGAGATTGTGAAGAGGCGCTTGGACACGCAAGGGCTTTACTTCCTCCAATACCGGAGGAAAAAATATACCTTCCCTATCTTGGTTGGGCTCTTGATGCAGGCATTGCTACCCTTTTTGCAGAAGAGGTAATAGAGGCATGTAAATACCTTATCGGCCCAAACCCTGTTGACGGCATATGGTTGGGAGCCGCTGCGGATGTTATTTTGCGTGAGAGAGGTATAGAGTTTGTTGACGGGACTGCACCGGGGTTTGCGGCTGTTGTCGGCGCAGCACCAACAAACAAAATTGCTGTTCAGATTGCAACCGAACTGCAGGAAAAGAACTTGTATGTTTTTATCTCAGGCAACACTGATGGAAAATCATTTGCTGAGCAGCTTGATGAAGAGGGAGTACAACTCGGATGGGAAACGAGGCTGGTACCTTTCGGAAAAAACATTACATCAACTATCTATTCACTCGGGTTTGCCAACAAAGCAGCTCTATCCTTTGGAGGAATTAAACCTGCAGATTTCACAAGGAATCTGATATACAACAAAAACAGGATATTTGCTTTTGTGATGGCATTGGGAGAAGTCGATGATGAAAAGTATGCCAATGCTGCCGGTGCTATTAACTACGGCTTCCCTACGATCGCTGACACTGACATTCCTGAAATATTACCCACAGGTGTATGTACATACGAGCATGTTGTGCCACTTATAACTCATGACAAAATTGTGGAAAAATGTATTGAAGTAAGAGGCTTGAAAGTTGCTGCCGCAAAGGTTGATATTCCTGTATCATATGGCCCCGCTTTTGAGGGTGAGAGAATTAGAAAAGACGACATGCAGATTGAGGTGGGCGGACCCGGTACACCAGCATTTGAGTATGTCGTAATGAGGGATAACAATGAAATTGAAGATGGCAAGATAGAGGTAGTTGGTCCTGAAATGGACGAAATGGAAATAGGACCAGGCAAACCGTTAGGCGTATATGTAGAAGTATCTGGCCGTAAAATGCAACCTGACTTTGAACCAATTTTTGAACGAAGAACACATCACTTTCTTGGTGAAGCACAGGGATTCTTCCATATGGGGCAGAGAGATATAATCAGACACAGGATAAGCAAGGATGCATTCAATAAAGGGTTTAGAATAAAGCACTTAGGCAATATAATACATTCGAAATATCATGAGGAATATGGTGCCCTCTTAGACAAAGTACAAGTTACTTTGTATACAAGTAAAGAAGAAGTCGAGAAGAAATTAGACGAAGTAAAGAGTGCGTTTACCGAGCGCGATGAAAGAGCTCTGGGGATGACAGACGCGTCGGTAAATCAATTTTACAGCTGTACTCTTTGCCAGAGTTTTGCACCAAGCCACGTTTGCATAATATCACCTGAACGTTCAGGTTTGTGCGGAGCTGTCAGCTGGCTTGATGGCAAGGCCGGGTATGAGATAACTCCTACAGGCCCGAACCAGCCCATTGAAAAAGGCAAAACTATTGATGAAAAGCTTGGACTGTGGGAAGGAACAAATGAATTCTTATTTAACGCTTCCAACAAAGAGTTTGAACAGGTAAGTATGTACAGTATGGTCACTAATCCAATGACAAGCTGCGGTTGTTTTGAATGCATCTCCGCAATGCTGCCGATGACGAATGGAATTATGACTGTCGACAGAGACTATACAGGCATGACACCATGTGGTATGAAATTTTCTACCCTTGCGGGAACAGTAGGCGGTGGAATACAAACTCCAGGCTTTGTGGGCCATAGCAAGTTCTACATGGGTAGCAGCAAATTTATATCCGGAGATGGTGGTCTTGCCAGGCTTGTCTGGATGCCAAAACACCTTAAAGATGAACTGACTGATGCACTCACAGAAGCAGCAAATGAGGCAGGTTTGGAAGATTTCATTAATAAAATTGCAGATGAAACAATAGCCCAGACAGAGGAGGAAGTTCTAGAACACCTGCAAAAGGTCAAACATCCTGTTCTTGGGTTGGATCCAATGTTTTAATAAAAAAAATTTAGAGAAATTTATGAATAATATAAACTTACGAGAGAAAGACGATAAAGACGATAAGAAGTCTGATCCATTTGGTGAAAAGCTTTTAAAGAGCCGGATTGTTATGATTACGGACGAAGTTAATAAGAAAATGGCTCAGAGTGTAATAGCGCAACTTCTTCTGTTGGAACAAGATGATCCGGAGAAAGAAATTAAAGTGTTCATTAATTCACCAGGTGGTGATGCGGATGCCGGATTTGCGATATACGACATGATGAAATTTGTTAAACCTAAGATCATTAATATCTGCGCTGGCGTTGTTGCAAGTGCTGCCGCATTAATACTTCTTGGTACGGAAAAGGAAAACAGAGTCAGCCTTCCAAACTCCAGGATACTTATCCACCAACCATCTACCGGAGTACATGGCACGGCTTCAGACATCCAGATTGAAGCAAGCGAAATTTTAAAATGCCGTGAAAAAATCAACAGAATGATAGCTGATGAAACAAGCCAGGATTTTGAAAAGGTAGAAAACGACACAAAAAGAAACTACTGGATGTCTGCTGATGAAGCGGTAAGTTATGGTTTGATCAGCAAGATAATCAAAAATAACGGCGATTTATAATATAATTTTATTAAATAACATTTAAAGGATAGGACATATGGCACTGACAGGTCTTGAGATATTTAAACTTCTCCCAAAAACAAATTGTAAAAAATGTGGAAGAGCAACATGCTTGGCGTTTGCAATGCAACTTGCGCAAAAGAAGGCCGAATTGAAAGATTGCCCTGACGTAAGCGAGGAGGCGAAAGGTATTCTTGGAGCTGCATCGGCCCCACCAATAAAACTGGTATCTATTGGAGCGGGTGATAAACAGATTAGCGTTGGCGAAGAAAACGTTCTCTTCAGACATGACGAGAAATTCTATAATCCGACCGGAGTTGCCGTAACATTAAGTGACGATCTTGATGATGACGCATTTAGTGAAAAATTAAATAAAATTAATAATCTTAAATTTACGCGCGTTGGAACTGAGATAGAAATTGATCTTGTTGCCCTACTTAATAATAGCGGCGATGGAACCAGGTTTGCGGAGAGAGCTAAACAAGTCAGCGAAAATACTCACTTATCCATTATCCTGGAGAGTAAGTCACCAGAAAATATGAAATCTGCTGTAGAAACCTGTTCAGACAAGAAACCTTTAATATGTGGTGCCAATGCTGACAACTGGGAAGCCATGGCAAATATTGCTAAAGACAAAGGCTGCCCAATGACTGTGAGCGCTTCAACTTTGGAAGAATTGGCAGATCTGGCAGAAAAAATAAAAGGTATAGGAGTTACAGACATAGTTTTAAATCAGGTTTCTGAAAGTACAAAAGATATCTTACAGGGGCTCACCATAATCAGAAGAGCCGCTTTAAAGAAGGCATTTCGCCAATTGGGTTATCCGGCATTAACATATATGCCAAGCTACGAACCGGCCCAGGAAATTGCCAGTGCTAGTGTTTTCATAGCAAAGTATGCCGGAATAGTAGTTGTTAATGCATTTGAGCCATGGCAGATCATGCCATTATTGACAGTACGCCAGAACATTTATACCGATCCTCAAAAACCTGTACAGGTAGAGCCTAAACTTTACGAAGTTGGCCAGGTTAATGAAAATTCACCTGTTCTCTTTACTACTAACTTCTCACTGACTTACTACACAGTTGAAGGAGAAGTTGAGGCAAGCCGTATACCGGCATATATTCTTGCTGTCGGAACTGAAGGTACATCTGTTCTCACTGCATATTCAGGTGACAAACTTAATGAAGATGTTATAGCAAAGGCTATGTCAGACGCAAACATAGAGGAGAAAGTAAAACATAAAAAACTCATAGTTCCAGGCCTTGTTGCAATATTATCGGCAAAAATCCAGGAGAAAACAAAATGGGAAGCTCTTGTTGGCCCTAAGGAAGCTTCAGGATTACCAACTTACCTTAAGAGTACCTGGAACTAGAGATATTAATTTAAGAGGCCTGTCCTTCGATTCCACCCAGAATGACATCTTACCAAATGTGCTGGGCACGACACACTGAACGGAGCCGAAGTGTTATCTTATCGAGATATACAGATATATCCGTGATAAAACTTTTTATTATCATGCCTTGATTTCCACTTTATAAGAGCCATGTCAGAAAACAGTAATATATTTAAAGTACATTTCCTGCCTAACGATACGCATGTAGAGGTCAATGATAACTGCACTGTTCTTGACGCTGCCCATAAGGCTAATATTTACATTAACAGCATATGCGGAGGTGACGGCATATGCGGTAAGTGTAAGGTTATCCTTTCCACCGGTACCATAGACGCACCGCCTACAAAGCTTCTCAGTGGTGAAGAAACGGAAAAGAATTATATTCTTGCCTGTGAAGCAAGCGTAACAAGCGATCTACAAATCCTCGTCCCTAAAGAAACAAGACTTGAGGGGAAAAAGATCCTTTTAGACCAGAATGAACAGCATTATATGACATGGAAGGCAATACTTGAACAGGCAAGGTTCAAACATGATGCCCTGGTAAAAAAAATATGTCTAAAACTACAACCCCCAACAATGGATGACAGTGTTGCTGACCATGAACGGCTTTACCAGGCAATCATGATGGACCAGAACGTTGAACTGAATGTTATGCAAACCGGTTATCGTATCCTGAAAAAGCTACCGGAAGTTCTCAGAGAAAATGATTGGACGGTCACTGTTACACTGGGACATCGAGGTAAAGTTTTGGAAATTATAGACGTTCAACCTGGAGACACCAGTAAAATTAACTTTGGTGTCGCAATTGATGTAGGAACAACTACGGTAGTTGCATGTCTGCTTGACCTGCAAACTTCTAAGGTTGTTGACTCAGAAGCCGTATATAATACACAGATGAAGTATGGAGAGGACTATATTCAGCGAATAATTTATGCAATACAAAATGACGCGCTTGAAGAGATGCAAAGATCTATTGTAACAGACATTAATAAACTTATTTCAACATTAGTAAAGCGAAATGATATTGAACTGGAATATATAACATCAGTTGTATGTGCCGGAAATACAGCAATGCACCACTTCCTGTTAGGTCTTGACCCTGAACGTATCAGGAAGGAGCCTTATATACCTTCTGCCAACTTTATACCGCCTATACGGGCCATTCAGCTGGGAATTGACATCAATAGCCGTGGACTCCTCTATACCCTTCCAAGTGTCGCAGCCTACGTAGGTGCGGATATAACTTCAGGAGCTGCCGCTATCAGGCTGGACAGAGAGGAATTGCCTACTCTCTTAATTGACATTGGGACTAATGGTGAAGTAGTACTTGGAAATAAAGAGTGGATGGTATGTTGTTCTGCTTCTGCGGGACCTGCTTTTGAAGGAAGTGGCATAAAACATGGTATGAGGGCCGCAAAAGGAGCCATAGAGATAATGCATATCACAAAAGAGTTTGAAGTAAGCTACTCAACTATTGGAAATGTTCCTCCAAGAGGAATATGTGGATCTGGCCTGCTGGACTGTATTGCAGAAATGTTAAGAAGCGGAATTATTGACAGGTCCGGTAAGTTTCAAAAAGGGATAAAAACAGATAAGTTAAGAGAGAAAGATGATGAATACGAATTTGTATTAGTCAACAGGGATGAAACAGCCATTGATAATGATATAGTGATATCACAGGCTGATATTGCAAACCTGATTCGTTCAAAGGGTGCTATCTATGCCGCAGTATCACTATTGATTGAGTCTATGGGTTTAACTATAGGTGATGTGCATTGTGTTTATATGGCTGGTGGGTTTGGAAATTATCTTAATGTGAGAAATGCCATAACAATTGGTATGCTGCCGGATATGCCGGCATCACGTATAAAATTTGTCGGCAATACATCTTTAACAGGCGCGAAGATGGCACTATTGTCAGAAGACGCATTTGAAACTGTACAGAATATTGCTTCACAGATGACATATTTCGATCTTATGGGAAATCAAAAGTATATGGAAGAATTTATGTCTGCAAATTTTCTTCCACATACCAACCTTGACGAATTTCCTTCTGTACAGGAAGAATTAGCAGGAAATAATACATAATAATATATACAAGGAATTAATAAAATGTCATATACAATTGCAATGGCAGGTAAAGGCGGTACCGGAAAATCAACCACAGCAACTTTGATAATACGTTATATTACTGAGGAGCTTGGA includes:
- the acsB gene encoding acetyl-CoA decarbonylase/synthase complex subunit alpha/beta, which produces MSRIIATAAIRGAHSIVKQAEEKLREAIESKGKDAKVDFPDTGYYLPIIYSATAFEVKTLGDCEEALGHARALLPPIPEEKIYLPYLGWALDAGIATLFAEEVIEACKYLIGPNPVDGIWLGAAADVILRERGIEFVDGTAPGFAAVVGAAPTNKIAVQIATELQEKNLYVFISGNTDGKSFAEQLDEEGVQLGWETRLVPFGKNITSTIYSLGFANKAALSFGGIKPADFTRNLIYNKNRIFAFVMALGEVDDEKYANAAGAINYGFPTIADTDIPEILPTGVCTYEHVVPLITHDKIVEKCIEVRGLKVAAAKVDIPVSYGPAFEGERIRKDDMQIEVGGPGTPAFEYVVMRDNNEIEDGKIEVVGPEMDEMEIGPGKPLGVYVEVSGRKMQPDFEPIFERRTHHFLGEAQGFFHMGQRDIIRHRISKDAFNKGFRIKHLGNIIHSKYHEEYGALLDKVQVTLYTSKEEVEKKLDEVKSAFTERDERALGMTDASVNQFYSCTLCQSFAPSHVCIISPERSGLCGAVSWLDGKAGYEITPTGPNQPIEKGKTIDEKLGLWEGTNEFLFNASNKEFEQVSMYSMVTNPMTSCGCFECISAMLPMTNGIMTVDRDYTGMTPCGMKFSTLAGTVGGGIQTPGFVGHSKFYMGSSKFISGDGGLARLVWMPKHLKDELTDALTEAANEAGLEDFINKIADETIAQTEEEVLEHLQKVKHPVLGLDPMF
- the acsC gene encoding acetyl-CoA decarbonylase/synthase complex subunit gamma translates to MALTGLEIFKLLPKTNCKKCGRATCLAFAMQLAQKKAELKDCPDVSEEAKGILGAASAPPIKLVSIGAGDKQISVGEENVLFRHDEKFYNPTGVAVTLSDDLDDDAFSEKLNKINNLKFTRVGTEIEIDLVALLNNSGDGTRFAERAKQVSENTHLSIILESKSPENMKSAVETCSDKKPLICGANADNWEAMANIAKDKGCPMTVSASTLEELADLAEKIKGIGVTDIVLNQVSESTKDILQGLTIIRRAALKKAFRQLGYPALTYMPSYEPAQEIASASVFIAKYAGIVVVNAFEPWQIMPLLTVRQNIYTDPQKPVQVEPKLYEVGQVNENSPVLFTTNFSLTYYTVEGEVEASRIPAYILAVGTEGTSVLTAYSGDKLNEDVIAKAMSDANIEEKVKHKKLIVPGLVAILSAKIQEKTKWEALVGPKEASGLPTYLKSTWN
- a CDS encoding ATP-dependent Clp protease proteolytic subunit, which translates into the protein MNNINLREKDDKDDKKSDPFGEKLLKSRIVMITDEVNKKMAQSVIAQLLLLEQDDPEKEIKVFINSPGGDADAGFAIYDMMKFVKPKIINICAGVVASAAALILLGTEKENRVSLPNSRILIHQPSTGVHGTASDIQIEASEILKCREKINRMIADETSQDFEKVENDTKRNYWMSADEAVSYGLISKIIKNNGDL
- a CDS encoding ASKHA domain-containing protein; this translates as MSENSNIFKVHFLPNDTHVEVNDNCTVLDAAHKANIYINSICGGDGICGKCKVILSTGTIDAPPTKLLSGEETEKNYILACEASVTSDLQILVPKETRLEGKKILLDQNEQHYMTWKAILEQARFKHDALVKKICLKLQPPTMDDSVADHERLYQAIMMDQNVELNVMQTGYRILKKLPEVLRENDWTVTVTLGHRGKVLEIIDVQPGDTSKINFGVAIDVGTTTVVACLLDLQTSKVVDSEAVYNTQMKYGEDYIQRIIYAIQNDALEEMQRSIVTDINKLISTLVKRNDIELEYITSVVCAGNTAMHHFLLGLDPERIRKEPYIPSANFIPPIRAIQLGIDINSRGLLYTLPSVAAYVGADITSGAAAIRLDREELPTLLIDIGTNGEVVLGNKEWMVCCSASAGPAFEGSGIKHGMRAAKGAIEIMHITKEFEVSYSTIGNVPPRGICGSGLLDCIAEMLRSGIIDRSGKFQKGIKTDKLREKDDEYEFVLVNRDETAIDNDIVISQADIANLIRSKGAIYAAVSLLIESMGLTIGDVHCVYMAGGFGNYLNVRNAITIGMLPDMPASRIKFVGNTSLTGAKMALLSEDAFETVQNIASQMTYFDLMGNQKYMEEFMSANFLPHTNLDEFPSVQEELAGNNT